The following are encoded together in the Drosophila biarmipes strain raj3 chromosome 3L, RU_DBia_V1.1, whole genome shotgun sequence genome:
- the LOC108029027 gene encoding kalirin isoform X4: MSCFFRLFASTGKMDDNPLSEIEEIVKTTTEQHESNSRVDGGGGAENASTNGHGRSHDNNEEGHTALSDKAAALKKRQCVFAELMSTEETYVQDLSDVVNGYMTEINNANSDIPMPEDLKGGKMKLVFNNIKDIYEWHKDYFLRALRNCQNSPADLGPLIKRSATKFALYYTYCSNKPLSEYIVSAHYQYFDCIRKKLRHRLDLSNLIIKPVQRITKYELLIKEIIKATEAAGLHKEVPLLQEAYQQMKVVVKTVNDMMVVLRSLQDFDGEITAQGSLLMQGPMNCLVDAAQRQRELQVFLFQQIIIFADIEKARNQYASPIFKYRSHIQLNHMQMKELGDCRFQIRSTDPKIPEMTIICEAGSNYAAWVDMLNKILQQQNDLIFMLSNPLSTKNK, encoded by the exons ATGAGCTGTTTCTTCCGCTTGTTT GCCAGCACCGGCAAAATGGATGACAATCCACTATCGGAAATAGAAGAAATTGTCAAGACGACAACG GAGCAGCACGAGTCCAACAGCCGCGTGgacggcggcggaggagcggAGAACGCCAGCACCAATGGCCATGGACGATCCCACGACAACAATGAGGAG GGCCACACAGCTCTCTCGGACAAGGCTGCTGCCCTGAAGAAGCGGCAATGCGTCTTCGCGGAGCTCATGTCCACGGAGGAGACCTATGTGCAGGACCTCAGTGACGTCGTCAATGG CTACATGACAGAGATTAACAACGCTAACAGTGATATTCCCATGCCCGAGGACTTGAAGGGCGGCAAGATGAAGTTGGTCTTCAACAACATCAAGGACATCTACGAGTGGCACAAGGA CTACTTTTTGAGGGCCCTGCGCAACTGTCAAAACTCTCCCGCAGACCTGGGTCCGCTCATCAAGCGGTCGGCCACCAAGTTCGCGCTGTACTACACCTATTGCAGTAACAAGCCGCTGTCCGAGTACATAGTCAGCGCCCACTATCAGTATTTCGATTGCATACGCAAGAAGCTGAGGCATCGCCTGGAT CTGAGCAACCTGATAATCAAGCCGGTGCAGCGAATCACCAAGTACGAGCTGCTGATCAAGGAGATCATCAAGGCCACAGAGGCAGCCGGGCTGCACAAGGAGGTGCCCTTGCTGCAGGAGGCCTACCAGCAGATGAAGGTGGTGGTCAAGACGGTCAACGACATGATGGTGGTGCTGCGCAGCCTGCAGGACTTCGACGGGGAGATCACCGCCCAGGGCAGCCTGCTGATGCAGGGACCCATGAACTGCCTGGTGGATGCGGCACAGAGGCAGCGCGAGCTGCAGGTGTTCCTCTTCCAGCAGATCATCATCTTCGCCGATATCGAGAAGGCCAGGAACCAGTACGCCAGTCCCATATTCAAGTACCGATCGCACATACAG CTCAATCACATGCAAATGAAGGAACTGGGCGACTGCCGTTTTCAAATCCGGTCGACCGACCCCAAGATCCCCGAGATGACGATCATCTGCGAGGCGGGGTCGAACTACGCGGCGTGGGTCGACATGCTGAACAAGAtcctgcagcagcagaacGACCTCATCTTCATGCTCTCCAACCCCCTGTCAACCAAAAACAAGTAG